In Ipomoea triloba cultivar NCNSP0323 chromosome 7, ASM357664v1, a single genomic region encodes these proteins:
- the LOC116024981 gene encoding uncharacterized protein LOC116024981 yields MARPCRGSSKICIICDRAVQDAFLFCSIFCKLQHMMKSGVKLSDHICNRESLVLPELLGVGDDQMTPETAVEPTASGESGGASAGGMETTTTTTEIVKKKRSVRSCVRPD; encoded by the exons ATGGCAAGGCCATGCAGAGGCTCATCCAAGATTTGCATCATCTGTGACAGAGCCGTTCAAGATGCCTTTCTCTTCTGCTCCATATTCTGCAAG CTTCAACACATGATGAAAAGCGGGGTCAAATTATCCGATCATATATGCAACCGCGAGTCTCTGGTGTTGCCGGAGCTGCTGGGTGTCGGAGATGACCAGATGACGCCGGAGACTGCCGTCGAGCCAACGGCGTCCGGTGAAAGCGGCGGCGCCAGCGCGGGAGGGATGGagaccaccaccaccaccacggAGATTGTGAAGAAGAAGCGGAGCGTAAGGTCGTGTGTCCGGCCAGATTGA
- the LOC116025860 gene encoding homeobox-leucine zipper protein HOX3-like: MAEMPGSSTCLDLTISIPGSSSSSSGGECGMRDLDINQVPSGENIEGESMMEEEDDQSSINGGAHPRKKLRLTKEQSLLLEESFRQNHTLNPKQKEVLAMQLRLKPRQVEVWFQNRRARSKLKQTEMECEYLKRWFGSLTEQNRRLQREVEELRAKKVGPPTVLTPHSREPLPASTLTMCPRCERVTTTTITSTTVRAVDKGGPTTSSQAGNPNLSAKTLQLLHPRHPSAAC; the protein is encoded by the exons atgGCTGAGATGCCTGGAAGCTCCACTTGTTTGGACCTCACCATCTCCATCCCTggatcttcttcctcttcttcag GAGGAGAATGTGGGATGAGAGATTTGGATATAAATCAAGTGCCCTCGGGCGAGAATATTGAAGGGGAGTCGATgatggaagaagaagatgatcaGAGCTCCATTAATGGCGGCGCCCACCCGAGGAAGAAGCTCCGCCTTACTAAAGAACAGTCTCTTCTTCTTGAAGAAAGTTTCAGGCAAAACCACACTTTGAACCCa AAGCAAAAGGAAGTTTTGGCTATGCAATTAAGGCTCAAGCCAAGGCAAGTGGAAGTCTGGTTTCAAAACCGTAGAGCCAg GAGCAAGCTAAAGCAAACAGAAATGGAATGTGAGTACTTGAAGAGATGGTTTGGATCATTAACGGAGCAAAACCGGCGGCTCCAAAGGGAGGTGGAGGAGCTCCGGGCGAAGAAAGTGGGCCCACCCACCGTGCTGACGCCGCACAGCCGCGAGCCGCTCCCAGCCTCCACCCTCACAATGTGTCCACGCTGCGAGCGAGTAACCACTACCACCATCACCAGCACCACTGTGAGGGCGGTTGACAAAGGTGGGCCCACCACTAGTAGCCAAGCTGGCAACCCGAACTTGTCGGCCAAAACGCTGCAGTTGTTGCATCCTCGGCATCCCTCGGCTGCGTGTTAG